The Primulina huaijiensis isolate GDHJ02 chromosome 12, ASM1229523v2, whole genome shotgun sequence genome has a window encoding:
- the LOC140990035 gene encoding ras-related protein RABA1f codes for MGAYRADDDYDYLFKVVLIGDSGVGKSNLLSRFTRNEFSLESKSTIGVEFATRSIRVDEKVVKAQIWDTAGQERYRAITSAYYRGAVGALLVYDVTRHVTFENVERWLKELRDHTDSSIVIMLVGNKADLRHLRAVSTEDATAFAEKENTFFMETSALESMNVENAFTEVLTQIHRVVSRKALEASDDPATLPKGQTINVGSKDDVSAVKKSGCCST; via the exons ATGGGTGCATATCGAGCGGACGATGACTACGACTACTTGTTCAAGGTTGTATTGATCGGCGATTCCGGTGTCGGAAAATCCAATTTGCTCTCCAGATTCACTCGCAACGAGTTCAGCTTGGAGTCGAAGTCTACTATTGGCGTCGAATTCGCCACTCGAAGCATCCGCGTCGACGAGAAAGTTGTCAAGGCTCAGATTTGGGATACCGCTGGTCAAGAACG ATATCGTGCAATCACAAGTGCCTACTATCGAGGAGCTGTTGGTGCATTGCTTGTTTATGATGTTACGCGCCATGTTACTTTTGAGAACGTTGAGAGATGGTTGAAGGAACTAAGGGATCATACAGATTCAAGCATTGTCATCATGCTTGTTGGAAACAAGGCTGATTTACGTCATTTGCGTGCTGTTTCCACTGAAGATGCAACAGCTTTTGCTGAGAAGGAGAACACTTTTTTCATGGAAACTTCTGCCCTGGAATCAATGAACGTGGAAAATGCCTTCACAGAAGTGCTTACTCAGATACATCGTGTCGTCAGCAGAAAAGCACTTGAGGCTAGTGATGATCCGGCTACTTTGCCGAAAGGGCAGACCATAAATGTTGGCTCAAAGGATGATGTTTCAGCAGTAAAGAAATCTGGGTGTTGCTCTACTTGA
- the LOC140989553 gene encoding pentatricopeptide repeat-containing protein At1g06270-like → MLRSGCRPVSQTHLLLVKAWVERLQKLQSVCGILSEMHSIGYSPDCGTCNYLIMSLCKVDRLEEAIKVLHGMSKAGCIPDLDSYGALISEMSELRMTPEVLGMVKEMVSKHGLNPRQDTMVKAIGAMRANRDIWRSVEMLEFLEGEEVYIGFEAYESVLEGCLEGRHFVLAGKFVIRMTGRGFIPYIKVRQRVFEGLVSVGELELANVVRKRLAELKS, encoded by the coding sequence ATGCTTCGTTCCGGTTGTCGTCCTGTTTCACAAACTCATCTGCTACTTGTTAAAGCATGGGTTGAACGCCTACAGAAATTGCAGTCTGTTTGTGGTATCCTATCTGAAATGCACTCAATTGGGTACTCTCCTGACTGTGGGACTTGCAATTACCTTATTATGTCGCTCTGCAAAGTTGATCGGTTAGAAGAAGCAATTAAAGTCTTGCATGGCATGAGCAAGGCTGGTTGCATTCCAGATTTGGATAGTTATGGAGCTTTGATCAGTGAAATGAGTGAGCTAAGAATGACACCTGAGGTTCTAGGAATGGTGAAGGAAATGGTGAGCAAGCATGGACTGAATCCAAGGCAAGATACCATGGTAAAAGCAATTGGTGCAATGCGTGCTAACAGGGACATATGGAGATCAGTAGAGATGCTCGAGTTTTTAGAAGGCGAGGAAGTGTATATTGGATTTGAGGCCTATGAATCAGTTCTCGAGGGTTGCTTGGAGGGACGTCATTTCGTTTTGGCCGGAAAGTTTGTTATTAGAATGACTGGAAGAGGTTTTATACCATACATCAAAGTGAGGCAGCGGGTGTTTGAGGGATTGGTTAGTGTTGGTGAATTGGAGCTTGCCAATGTTGTGCGGAAGAGATTGGCAGAATTAAAATCTTAG
- the LOC140990259 gene encoding probable calcium-binding protein CML44 has protein sequence MSAITIEDLHRIFKNLDKNNHGRVSINDLHHLLENTGIHATLEELEKFVGDTSLGYMDFLFFYEAIVKTRIAESKDSSSEDHIDHDMDHSDVLLKAFKVFDLNGDGFISSEELQSVLSRLGLWDKKLGQDCEEMIRVYDQNLDGALDFEEFKVMMSPTSHSQI, from the coding sequence ATGTCTGCTATTACCATAGAAGACCTCCACAGGATTTTCAAGAATTTGGATAAGAACAACCATGGCCGAGTAAGCATAAATGATTTGCACCATCTTCTTGAAAACACAGGCATCCACGCGACGTTGGAAGAGCTCGAAAAGTTTGTCGGTGACACGAGTCTCGGGTACATGGATTTCTTGTTCTTTTACGAGGCAATAGTCAAGACCAGGATCGCAGAAAGTAAAGATAGTTCTTCCGAGGATCATATTGATCACGACATGGATCATAGTGACGTTCTTTTGAAGGCTTTTAAAGTTTTTGATTTGAATGGCGATGGATTCATTTCAAGCGAGGAGTTGCAAAGCGTGCTTTCGAGATTAGGTTTGTGGGACAAGAAACTTGGACAAGATTGCGAGGAGATGATTCGTGTTTATGATCAAAATCTGGATGGGGCACTTGATTTTGAAGAGTTCAAGGTTATGATGTCTCCTACATCGCATTCTcaaatttaa
- the LOC140989304 gene encoding uncharacterized protein isoform X1, producing MVCDFRYLTCALGRNACGAAEDFKRTMSMCYGFQDEQNDFRKQLEAESVDPGYRQFLLFNLRGLKRYKPHKKEVDGEHICGGSDDSDEVSDPQYELFFESLKKYEKSYVLEGRINDVSVCVKYEGESKFGGKRVPECARKMRKDIGRVGGASDLPNVRNEQAPVNQHASDNRRNEILKEKPDLRNKGIIEESEIGFSKSLSKRMNNLGNCKVSKNMTFVQEDNLVTDNQSEPHGQARLRKADEGEDVAKAYYVPDSESVIRISCDGNQYQSPNPRNNTELKNQSELVGPDQPIKREKVLKGKIVVLSKHNLDTEKHLYIKPDPKHNSATKYKVDRANQVVPSEEDKEVQSKTNLPKVMQEKNVLTTNDRVANRRKAENYRDNEPLYSKPSPEKNLEEHQHDDVDQTQPGMKYKVQNQRKLRKQVHGSYEIKVDDAVSTGAADQSPRLPNEQAPVNQHASDNRRNEILKKPDLRNKGIIKESEVGFSKPLSKRMNNLRSCKVSKSMTFVQEDNILTDNKSPNPINNSESKNHSEPVSQAQSIKKKKVLKGKNVVLSDHNLDTQKHLYIKPDPKHNSATKYQANLANQVVPGEEDKEVQSKRNLPKVMGEKNVATNDCVANIKAVNYKDNENLYPKPSPEKNLEEHQHEDVDQTQPGKKCKVRRKLRKVVHGSYEIKVDDADSRNNVAQIEDKPLFHKPCQRKNQVTKNCADQAHPKQRHSMFMKEIVITDDSDSEVEILDSALFYRAGNRGSIVTSKKFHKSVLEDDDVKLPGRTSPRFDFRRQVMNVLQEPYDKQESKSLLEAFKAGSYVKFHSELVKILAARRQRKGKCLAILRGFFFWLENLTQEGSFKPWEDEECLRVDPTLL from the exons ATGGTTTGTGATTTTCGGTACCTAACTTGTGCTCTTGGCAGAAATGCTTGTGGTGCAGCAGAGGATTTCAAAAGAACAATGAGTATGTGTTACGGGTTTCAGGATGAACAGAATGATTTTAGAAAACAGTTGGAGGCTGAGAGTGTAGATCCTGGTTACCGACAGTTTCTGCTTTTCAACTTGAGAGGGTTAAAAAGATACAAACCACATAAAAAGGAGGTTGATGGCGAACACATTTGTGGGGGGAGTGATGATTCTGATGAAGTCAGTGACCCTCAGTACGAACTCTTCTTTGAGAGCCTCAAGAAATATGAGAAGTCATATGTGCTCGAGGGCAGGATTAATGATGTATCTGTATGTGTCAAATACGAAGGAGAAAGTAAATTTGGTGGAAAACGTGTACCTGAGTGTGCAAGGAAGATGAGGAAAGATATTGGACGAGTTGGTGGTGCTTCTGATCTACCCAACGTTCGAAATGAACAGGCACCTGTGAATCAGCATGCATCTGACAACAGAAGAAATGAAATTTTGAAGGAGAAGCCTGATCTTAGGAATAAGGGAATCATCGAAGAATCAGAGATTGGATTTTCTAAATCTTTATCAAAAAGGATGAACAATTTGGGAAACTGTAAAGTATCAAAAAATATGACTTTTGTCCAGGAAGATAATCTTGTAACAGATAATCAGAGTGAACCTCATGGCCAAGCTCGGTTGAGAAAAGCTGACGAGGGAGAGGATGTGGCCAAGGCATATTATGTGCCCGACAGTGAATCTGTGATACGGATTAGCTGTGATGGGAATCAGTATCAGAGTCCAAATCCGAGAAATAATACTGAGTTAAAGAATCAGAGTGAACTTGTTGGTCCAGATCAACCAATCAAGAGAGAAAAAGTTCTCAAAGGCAAAATTGTGGTTCTAAGCAAGCACAACCTGGATACAGAGAAGCATTTATATATAAAGCCTGATCCAAAACATAATTCGGCAACAAAATATAAGGTAGATCGTGCTAATCAAGTCGTACCAAGTGAGGAAGACAAGGAGGTCCAGAGCAAGACAAATTTGCCGAAAGTGATGCAGGAAAAGAATGTGCTGACGACGAATGACCGTGTGGCCAACAGAAGAAAGGCTGAGAACTACAGAGACAATGAGCCTTTGTATTCGAAGCCTAGTCCAGAGAAGAATCTGGAAGAACATCAGCATGATGATGTTGATCAAACTCAACCAGGTATGAAATACAAGGTGCAGAACCAGAGAAAATTAAGGAAACAGGTCCATGGGAGTTACGAGATTAAAGTAGATGATGCAGTCAGCACTGGTGCCGCTGATCAGAGTCCCAGGCTTCCAAATGAACAGGCACCTGTGAATCAGCATGCATCTGACAATAGAAGAAATGAAATTTTGAAGAAGCCCGATCTTAGGAATAAGGGAATCATCAAAGAATCAGAGGTTGGATTTTCTAAACCTCTATCAAAAAGGATGAACAATTTGAGAAGCTGTAAAGTATCAAAAAGTATGACTTTTGTCCAGGAAGATAATATTTTAACAGATAATAAGAGTCCTAATCCGATAAATAATTCAGAGTCAAAGAATCATAGTGAACCTGTTAGCCAAGCTCaatcaatcaagaaaaaaaaagttcTCAAAGGCAAAAATGTGGTTCTAAGCGACCACAACCTGGACACACAGAAGCATTTATATATAAAGCCTGATCCAAAACATAATTCGGCGACAAAATATCAGGCTAATCTTGCCAATCAAGTAGTACCAGGTGAGGAAGACAAGGAGGTTCAGAGCAAGAGAAATTTGCCGAAAGTGATGGGGGAAAAGAATGTGGCGACGAATGACTGTGTGGCCAACATAAAGGCTGTGAACTACAAAGACAATGAGAATTTGTATCCGAAGCCTAGTCCAGAGAAGAATCTGGAAGAGCATCAGCATGAGGATGTTGATCAAACTCAACCAGGTAAGAAATGCAAGGTGCGGAGAAAATTAAGGAAAGTGGTTCATGGGAGTTACGAGATTAAAGTAGATGATGCAGATAGCAGAAACAACGTGGCTCAAATAGAAGACAAGCCGCTGTTTCACAAGCCTTGTCAAAGGAAAAATCAGGTGACAAAAAATTGTGCTGATCAAGCTCATCCAAAACAAAGGCATAGCATGTTCATGAAAGAAATAGTCATCACGGATGATAGTGATTCTGAAGTTGAAATCCTAGACAGTGCATTATTTTACAGGGCTGGGAACCGAGGCTCAATCGTGACTTCAAAGAAATTTCACAAAAGT GTGTTAGAAGATGACGACGTCAAGTTACCAGGGAGGACAAGTCCGCGATTTGATTTTAGGAGACAGGTCATGAATGTTCTCCAGGAACCATATGACAAACAGGAGAGTAAGAGTCTTCTGGAAGCATTCAAGGCCGGATCTTATGTCAAATTCCATTCAG AGTTGGTGAAAATACTCGCGGCACGACGACAGAGAAAGGGAAAATGCTTGGCCATTTTACGTGGATTTTTCTTTTGGCTTGAG AATTTGACGCAAGAAGGATCGTTCAAACCATGGGAAGACGAAGAGTGCCTTCGAGTGGATCCAACTTTACTTTGA
- the LOC140989304 gene encoding uncharacterized protein isoform X2 codes for MVCDFRYLTCALGRNACGAAEDFKRTMSMCYGFQDEQNDFRKQLEAESVDPGYRQFLLFNLRGLKRYKPHKKEVDGEHICGGSDDSDEVSDPQYELFFESLKKYEKSYVLEGRINDVSVCVKYEGESKFGGKRVPECARKMRKDIGRVGGASDLPNVRNEQAPVNQHASDNRRNEILKEKPDLRNKGIIEESEIGFSKSLSKRMNNLGNCKVSKNMTFVQEDNLVTDNQSEPHGQARLRKADEGEDVAKAYYVPDSESVIRISCDGNQYQSPNPRNNTELKNQSELVGPDQPIKREKVLKGKIVVLSKHNLDTEKHLYIKPDPKHNSATKYKVDRANQVVPSEEDKEVQSKTNLPKVMQEKNVLTTNDRVANRRKAENYRDNEPLYSKPSPEKNLEEHQHDDVDQTQPGMKYKVQNQRKLRKQVHGSYEIKVDDAVSTGAADQSPRLPNEQAPVNQHASDNRRNEILKKPDLRNKGIIKESEVGFSKPLSKRMNNLRSCKVSKSMTFVQEDNILTDNKSPNPINNSESKNHSEPVSQAQSIKKKKVLKGKNVVLSDHNLDTQKHLYIKPDPKHNSATKYQANLANQVVPGEEDKEVQSKRNLPKVMGEKNVATNDCVANIKAVNYKDNENLYPKPSPEKNLEEHQHEDVDQTQPGKKCKVRRKLRKVVHGSYEIKVDDADSRNNVAQIEDKPLFHKPCQRKNQVTKNCADQAHPKQRHSMFMKEIVITDDSDSEVEILDSALFYRAGNRGSIVTSKKFHKSVLEDDDVKLPGRTSPRFDFRRQVMNVLQEPYDKQESKSLLEAFKAGSYVKFHSELVKILAARRQRKGKCLAILRGFFFWLEFPIFLSVNSRTSYLLIRI; via the exons ATGGTTTGTGATTTTCGGTACCTAACTTGTGCTCTTGGCAGAAATGCTTGTGGTGCAGCAGAGGATTTCAAAAGAACAATGAGTATGTGTTACGGGTTTCAGGATGAACAGAATGATTTTAGAAAACAGTTGGAGGCTGAGAGTGTAGATCCTGGTTACCGACAGTTTCTGCTTTTCAACTTGAGAGGGTTAAAAAGATACAAACCACATAAAAAGGAGGTTGATGGCGAACACATTTGTGGGGGGAGTGATGATTCTGATGAAGTCAGTGACCCTCAGTACGAACTCTTCTTTGAGAGCCTCAAGAAATATGAGAAGTCATATGTGCTCGAGGGCAGGATTAATGATGTATCTGTATGTGTCAAATACGAAGGAGAAAGTAAATTTGGTGGAAAACGTGTACCTGAGTGTGCAAGGAAGATGAGGAAAGATATTGGACGAGTTGGTGGTGCTTCTGATCTACCCAACGTTCGAAATGAACAGGCACCTGTGAATCAGCATGCATCTGACAACAGAAGAAATGAAATTTTGAAGGAGAAGCCTGATCTTAGGAATAAGGGAATCATCGAAGAATCAGAGATTGGATTTTCTAAATCTTTATCAAAAAGGATGAACAATTTGGGAAACTGTAAAGTATCAAAAAATATGACTTTTGTCCAGGAAGATAATCTTGTAACAGATAATCAGAGTGAACCTCATGGCCAAGCTCGGTTGAGAAAAGCTGACGAGGGAGAGGATGTGGCCAAGGCATATTATGTGCCCGACAGTGAATCTGTGATACGGATTAGCTGTGATGGGAATCAGTATCAGAGTCCAAATCCGAGAAATAATACTGAGTTAAAGAATCAGAGTGAACTTGTTGGTCCAGATCAACCAATCAAGAGAGAAAAAGTTCTCAAAGGCAAAATTGTGGTTCTAAGCAAGCACAACCTGGATACAGAGAAGCATTTATATATAAAGCCTGATCCAAAACATAATTCGGCAACAAAATATAAGGTAGATCGTGCTAATCAAGTCGTACCAAGTGAGGAAGACAAGGAGGTCCAGAGCAAGACAAATTTGCCGAAAGTGATGCAGGAAAAGAATGTGCTGACGACGAATGACCGTGTGGCCAACAGAAGAAAGGCTGAGAACTACAGAGACAATGAGCCTTTGTATTCGAAGCCTAGTCCAGAGAAGAATCTGGAAGAACATCAGCATGATGATGTTGATCAAACTCAACCAGGTATGAAATACAAGGTGCAGAACCAGAGAAAATTAAGGAAACAGGTCCATGGGAGTTACGAGATTAAAGTAGATGATGCAGTCAGCACTGGTGCCGCTGATCAGAGTCCCAGGCTTCCAAATGAACAGGCACCTGTGAATCAGCATGCATCTGACAATAGAAGAAATGAAATTTTGAAGAAGCCCGATCTTAGGAATAAGGGAATCATCAAAGAATCAGAGGTTGGATTTTCTAAACCTCTATCAAAAAGGATGAACAATTTGAGAAGCTGTAAAGTATCAAAAAGTATGACTTTTGTCCAGGAAGATAATATTTTAACAGATAATAAGAGTCCTAATCCGATAAATAATTCAGAGTCAAAGAATCATAGTGAACCTGTTAGCCAAGCTCaatcaatcaagaaaaaaaaagttcTCAAAGGCAAAAATGTGGTTCTAAGCGACCACAACCTGGACACACAGAAGCATTTATATATAAAGCCTGATCCAAAACATAATTCGGCGACAAAATATCAGGCTAATCTTGCCAATCAAGTAGTACCAGGTGAGGAAGACAAGGAGGTTCAGAGCAAGAGAAATTTGCCGAAAGTGATGGGGGAAAAGAATGTGGCGACGAATGACTGTGTGGCCAACATAAAGGCTGTGAACTACAAAGACAATGAGAATTTGTATCCGAAGCCTAGTCCAGAGAAGAATCTGGAAGAGCATCAGCATGAGGATGTTGATCAAACTCAACCAGGTAAGAAATGCAAGGTGCGGAGAAAATTAAGGAAAGTGGTTCATGGGAGTTACGAGATTAAAGTAGATGATGCAGATAGCAGAAACAACGTGGCTCAAATAGAAGACAAGCCGCTGTTTCACAAGCCTTGTCAAAGGAAAAATCAGGTGACAAAAAATTGTGCTGATCAAGCTCATCCAAAACAAAGGCATAGCATGTTCATGAAAGAAATAGTCATCACGGATGATAGTGATTCTGAAGTTGAAATCCTAGACAGTGCATTATTTTACAGGGCTGGGAACCGAGGCTCAATCGTGACTTCAAAGAAATTTCACAAAAGT GTGTTAGAAGATGACGACGTCAAGTTACCAGGGAGGACAAGTCCGCGATTTGATTTTAGGAGACAGGTCATGAATGTTCTCCAGGAACCATATGACAAACAGGAGAGTAAGAGTCTTCTGGAAGCATTCAAGGCCGGATCTTATGTCAAATTCCATTCAG AGTTGGTGAAAATACTCGCGGCACGACGACAGAGAAAGGGAAAATGCTTGGCCATTTTACGTGGATTTTTCTTTTGGCTTGAG TTTCCTATTTTTCTATCTGTGAACTCAAGAACCTCGTATCTGTTGATCAGAATTTGA
- the LOC140989304 gene encoding uncharacterized protein isoform X3 yields MSMCYGFQDEQNDFRKQLEAESVDPGYRQFLLFNLRGLKRYKPHKKEVDGEHICGGSDDSDEVSDPQYELFFESLKKYEKSYVLEGRINDVSVCVKYEGESKFGGKRVPECARKMRKDIGRVGGASDLPNVRNEQAPVNQHASDNRRNEILKEKPDLRNKGIIEESEIGFSKSLSKRMNNLGNCKVSKNMTFVQEDNLVTDNQSEPHGQARLRKADEGEDVAKAYYVPDSESVIRISCDGNQYQSPNPRNNTELKNQSELVGPDQPIKREKVLKGKIVVLSKHNLDTEKHLYIKPDPKHNSATKYKVDRANQVVPSEEDKEVQSKTNLPKVMQEKNVLTTNDRVANRRKAENYRDNEPLYSKPSPEKNLEEHQHDDVDQTQPGMKYKVQNQRKLRKQVHGSYEIKVDDAVSTGAADQSPRLPNEQAPVNQHASDNRRNEILKKPDLRNKGIIKESEVGFSKPLSKRMNNLRSCKVSKSMTFVQEDNILTDNKSPNPINNSESKNHSEPVSQAQSIKKKKVLKGKNVVLSDHNLDTQKHLYIKPDPKHNSATKYQANLANQVVPGEEDKEVQSKRNLPKVMGEKNVATNDCVANIKAVNYKDNENLYPKPSPEKNLEEHQHEDVDQTQPGKKCKVRRKLRKVVHGSYEIKVDDADSRNNVAQIEDKPLFHKPCQRKNQVTKNCADQAHPKQRHSMFMKEIVITDDSDSEVEILDSALFYRAGNRGSIVTSKKFHKSVLEDDDVKLPGRTSPRFDFRRQVMNVLQEPYDKQESKSLLEAFKAGSYVKFHSELVKILAARRQRKGKCLAILRGFFFWLENLTQEGSFKPWEDEECLRVDPTLL; encoded by the exons ATGAGTATGTGTTACGGGTTTCAGGATGAACAGAATGATTTTAGAAAACAGTTGGAGGCTGAGAGTGTAGATCCTGGTTACCGACAGTTTCTGCTTTTCAACTTGAGAGGGTTAAAAAGATACAAACCACATAAAAAGGAGGTTGATGGCGAACACATTTGTGGGGGGAGTGATGATTCTGATGAAGTCAGTGACCCTCAGTACGAACTCTTCTTTGAGAGCCTCAAGAAATATGAGAAGTCATATGTGCTCGAGGGCAGGATTAATGATGTATCTGTATGTGTCAAATACGAAGGAGAAAGTAAATTTGGTGGAAAACGTGTACCTGAGTGTGCAAGGAAGATGAGGAAAGATATTGGACGAGTTGGTGGTGCTTCTGATCTACCCAACGTTCGAAATGAACAGGCACCTGTGAATCAGCATGCATCTGACAACAGAAGAAATGAAATTTTGAAGGAGAAGCCTGATCTTAGGAATAAGGGAATCATCGAAGAATCAGAGATTGGATTTTCTAAATCTTTATCAAAAAGGATGAACAATTTGGGAAACTGTAAAGTATCAAAAAATATGACTTTTGTCCAGGAAGATAATCTTGTAACAGATAATCAGAGTGAACCTCATGGCCAAGCTCGGTTGAGAAAAGCTGACGAGGGAGAGGATGTGGCCAAGGCATATTATGTGCCCGACAGTGAATCTGTGATACGGATTAGCTGTGATGGGAATCAGTATCAGAGTCCAAATCCGAGAAATAATACTGAGTTAAAGAATCAGAGTGAACTTGTTGGTCCAGATCAACCAATCAAGAGAGAAAAAGTTCTCAAAGGCAAAATTGTGGTTCTAAGCAAGCACAACCTGGATACAGAGAAGCATTTATATATAAAGCCTGATCCAAAACATAATTCGGCAACAAAATATAAGGTAGATCGTGCTAATCAAGTCGTACCAAGTGAGGAAGACAAGGAGGTCCAGAGCAAGACAAATTTGCCGAAAGTGATGCAGGAAAAGAATGTGCTGACGACGAATGACCGTGTGGCCAACAGAAGAAAGGCTGAGAACTACAGAGACAATGAGCCTTTGTATTCGAAGCCTAGTCCAGAGAAGAATCTGGAAGAACATCAGCATGATGATGTTGATCAAACTCAACCAGGTATGAAATACAAGGTGCAGAACCAGAGAAAATTAAGGAAACAGGTCCATGGGAGTTACGAGATTAAAGTAGATGATGCAGTCAGCACTGGTGCCGCTGATCAGAGTCCCAGGCTTCCAAATGAACAGGCACCTGTGAATCAGCATGCATCTGACAATAGAAGAAATGAAATTTTGAAGAAGCCCGATCTTAGGAATAAGGGAATCATCAAAGAATCAGAGGTTGGATTTTCTAAACCTCTATCAAAAAGGATGAACAATTTGAGAAGCTGTAAAGTATCAAAAAGTATGACTTTTGTCCAGGAAGATAATATTTTAACAGATAATAAGAGTCCTAATCCGATAAATAATTCAGAGTCAAAGAATCATAGTGAACCTGTTAGCCAAGCTCaatcaatcaagaaaaaaaaagttcTCAAAGGCAAAAATGTGGTTCTAAGCGACCACAACCTGGACACACAGAAGCATTTATATATAAAGCCTGATCCAAAACATAATTCGGCGACAAAATATCAGGCTAATCTTGCCAATCAAGTAGTACCAGGTGAGGAAGACAAGGAGGTTCAGAGCAAGAGAAATTTGCCGAAAGTGATGGGGGAAAAGAATGTGGCGACGAATGACTGTGTGGCCAACATAAAGGCTGTGAACTACAAAGACAATGAGAATTTGTATCCGAAGCCTAGTCCAGAGAAGAATCTGGAAGAGCATCAGCATGAGGATGTTGATCAAACTCAACCAGGTAAGAAATGCAAGGTGCGGAGAAAATTAAGGAAAGTGGTTCATGGGAGTTACGAGATTAAAGTAGATGATGCAGATAGCAGAAACAACGTGGCTCAAATAGAAGACAAGCCGCTGTTTCACAAGCCTTGTCAAAGGAAAAATCAGGTGACAAAAAATTGTGCTGATCAAGCTCATCCAAAACAAAGGCATAGCATGTTCATGAAAGAAATAGTCATCACGGATGATAGTGATTCTGAAGTTGAAATCCTAGACAGTGCATTATTTTACAGGGCTGGGAACCGAGGCTCAATCGTGACTTCAAAGAAATTTCACAAAAGT GTGTTAGAAGATGACGACGTCAAGTTACCAGGGAGGACAAGTCCGCGATTTGATTTTAGGAGACAGGTCATGAATGTTCTCCAGGAACCATATGACAAACAGGAGAGTAAGAGTCTTCTGGAAGCATTCAAGGCCGGATCTTATGTCAAATTCCATTCAG AGTTGGTGAAAATACTCGCGGCACGACGACAGAGAAAGGGAAAATGCTTGGCCATTTTACGTGGATTTTTCTTTTGGCTTGAG AATTTGACGCAAGAAGGATCGTTCAAACCATGGGAAGACGAAGAGTGCCTTCGAGTGGATCCAACTTTACTTTGA